From Pseudobdellovibrio exovorus JSS, a single genomic window includes:
- a CDS encoding succinate dehydrogenase/fumarate reductase iron-sulfur subunit translates to MEAKKNINLKLKVWRQKGAGTKGQFVTYEANGISPDASFLEMLDYVNEGLIQKGDDPIVFDHDCREGICGSCGFMINGNAHGPERGTTVCQLHMRHFKDGEELVLEPWRAKAFPIIKDLMCDRSALDRIISSGGYISVNTGNAQDANNLPIPKPDADEAFLSAACIGCGACVASCKNASAALFTSAKITHMALLPQGKVERGQRALNMVSQMDAEGFGACTSTGACSASCPKDISLINIAKMNREYLLATITQKEEMAEGGAG, encoded by the coding sequence ATGGAAGCGAAAAAAAATATCAATCTGAAGTTAAAAGTATGGCGTCAAAAAGGTGCTGGAACCAAAGGTCAGTTCGTAACTTATGAAGCGAATGGTATCTCTCCGGACGCCTCTTTTTTAGAGATGTTAGACTATGTCAATGAAGGCCTTATCCAAAAAGGTGATGATCCAATCGTATTCGACCATGATTGCCGTGAAGGTATCTGTGGAAGCTGCGGTTTTATGATCAATGGAAATGCTCATGGACCTGAACGTGGAACAACGGTCTGTCAGCTTCACATGCGTCACTTCAAAGATGGCGAAGAGCTTGTCCTTGAACCATGGAGAGCCAAAGCATTCCCAATCATTAAAGACTTGATGTGTGACCGCTCAGCCCTAGATCGCATTATCTCATCTGGTGGATACATCTCTGTTAATACTGGAAATGCACAAGATGCGAATAACTTACCAATTCCTAAACCAGATGCAGACGAGGCGTTCTTGTCGGCAGCTTGTATCGGTTGTGGAGCCTGCGTCGCTTCTTGTAAAAACGCCTCTGCGGCTCTGTTTACAAGTGCGAAGATCACTCACATGGCTTTACTTCCTCAAGGTAAGGTCGAGCGCGGTCAACGTGCTTTGAACATGGTTTCACAAATGGATGCAGAGGGCTTTGGTGCTTGTACAAGTACAGGGGCTTGCTCGGCTTCATGTCCAAAGGATATTTCATTAATCAATATCGCGAAAATGAACCGCGAATACCTATTAGCGACCATCACCCAGAAGGAAGAGATGGCCGAAGGTGGGGCTGGCTAG
- a CDS encoding fumarate reductase/succinate dehydrogenase flavoprotein subunit: MILDSKIPSGSIDKKWTDHKFKIKLVNPANKRKHSVIVVGTGLAGASAAASLGELGYRVKAFCVHESPRRAHSVAAQGGINAAKNYQNDGDSIYRLFYDTVKGGDFRAREANVYRLAEVSVNIIDQAVAQGVPLARDYGGLLANRSFGGAQVSRTFYARGQTGQQLLLGAYSSMMRQVDLGNVQLNSRREMLDLVVIDGKARGIIVRNLLTGELESHVADAVILATGGYSNVFYLSTNAMACAVTAAWKAHKQGSYFANPCYTQIHPTCIPVHGENQSKLTLMSESLRNDGRVWVSKKQGDMRRPSEIPENERDYYLERIYPSFGNLAPRDVSSRQAKFRVDEGHGAQGEQAVYLDFKDSINRLGEDKIAERYGNLFQMYDKITGENPYKQPMRIYPAPHYTMGGLWVDYNLMSTIPGLFVAGEANFSDHGANRLGASALMQGLADGYFVLPYTVGDYIANHKFTEIKDNHDALRTAEENVEKEIKHMMSIQGTRTVESLHKELGRIMWNKCGMSRNKAGLTEAIGEIAALRKTFWNEVRIPGAANEVNTELEKAGRVADFLELGELMCRDALVREESCGGHFRDEHQVDGEAKRDDENFCHVAAWEWNGDADKAQTRHTEELKFDNVHLATRSYK; this comes from the coding sequence GTGATTTTAGATAGCAAAATTCCAAGCGGTTCGATTGATAAAAAATGGACGGATCACAAGTTCAAAATCAAATTAGTAAATCCAGCGAATAAAAGAAAACACAGCGTGATCGTTGTGGGAACTGGCTTAGCAGGAGCTTCTGCGGCGGCTTCTTTGGGTGAGCTGGGTTATCGTGTAAAAGCTTTTTGTGTGCATGAGTCTCCGCGCCGCGCCCACTCGGTAGCAGCACAGGGTGGTATCAACGCCGCTAAAAATTACCAAAATGATGGCGACTCGATCTATCGTCTTTTCTATGACACAGTTAAAGGCGGAGACTTCCGCGCACGCGAAGCTAACGTTTATCGTCTAGCAGAAGTTTCTGTAAACATCATCGACCAAGCGGTAGCACAAGGTGTTCCACTGGCGCGTGATTACGGCGGATTATTAGCCAATCGCTCTTTCGGTGGAGCGCAAGTTTCCAGAACATTCTATGCTCGCGGACAAACAGGACAGCAATTGTTGTTGGGTGCGTACTCGTCGATGATGAGACAAGTTGACCTTGGCAATGTGCAGTTGAACTCTCGTCGCGAGATGTTGGATTTAGTTGTGATTGATGGAAAAGCGCGTGGAATTATTGTGCGCAATCTGTTGACGGGCGAACTGGAATCACATGTTGCAGACGCGGTGATTTTGGCAACCGGTGGCTACTCAAACGTATTCTATCTTTCTACAAATGCGATGGCCTGTGCGGTAACAGCTGCATGGAAAGCTCACAAACAAGGCTCTTATTTTGCAAACCCTTGTTACACGCAAATCCACCCGACTTGTATTCCTGTTCATGGTGAAAACCAGTCGAAATTAACATTGATGTCTGAGTCATTACGTAATGACGGACGCGTTTGGGTTTCTAAAAAACAAGGCGATATGCGCCGTCCATCAGAAATCCCTGAAAATGAAAGAGATTACTACTTAGAGCGTATTTACCCGAGCTTCGGTAACTTGGCTCCGCGTGACGTTTCGTCCCGCCAAGCGAAGTTCCGCGTTGATGAAGGTCACGGGGCACAAGGTGAACAAGCGGTTTACTTGGATTTCAAAGACAGTATCAACCGCCTTGGCGAAGATAAAATTGCTGAGCGCTATGGAAATCTGTTCCAGATGTACGACAAAATCACAGGTGAAAATCCATACAAACAACCAATGCGCATCTACCCTGCTCCTCACTACACCATGGGTGGCTTGTGGGTGGACTACAACTTAATGAGTACAATTCCAGGTCTATTTGTTGCCGGCGAAGCGAACTTCTCGGATCACGGAGCGAACAGATTGGGAGCTTCGGCATTGATGCAAGGTCTAGCAGATGGTTACTTCGTGTTGCCATACACAGTGGGTGATTACATCGCTAATCATAAATTCACTGAGATCAAAGACAATCACGATGCTCTTCGTACAGCTGAAGAAAACGTAGAAAAAGAAATCAAACACATGATGAGTATCCAAGGAACTCGCACGGTGGAAAGCCTGCATAAAGAGTTAGGTCGTATCATGTGGAACAAATGCGGAATGTCTCGTAACAAAGCGGGCTTAACAGAAGCGATTGGTGAAATTGCAGCCTTAAGAAAAACATTCTGGAATGAAGTTCGTATCCCAGGTGCAGCTAACGAGGTGAACACTGAGTTAGAAAAAGCAGGCCGCGTAGCGGACTTCTTAGAGCTTGGCGAATTGATGTGTCGTGATGCTTTGGTGCGCGAAGAATCTTGTGGTGGTCACTTCCGTGACGAACACCAAGTAGACGGCGAAGCCAAGCGTGATGACGAAAACTTCTGCCACGTAGCTGCGTGGGAGTGGAATGGTGATGCTGACAAAGCACAGACACGCCACACAGAAGAGTTGAAATTTGATAACGTTCACTTAGCGACAAGATCGTATAAATAA
- a CDS encoding electron transfer flavoprotein subunit beta/FixA family protein: MKIFVCLKQVPDTETKIKIAADGSGIDTAGIKWVMNPYDEHAVEEAVKFKEKNAGAQVFAITSGPKARAVEALRTALAMGADEAIVINSPENLDAYSTAKALAQAITAEGGAHLIFAGKLSIDANQSSVPQMVAEFLNIPHTSVVSKTEYTAENVTVERDVEGGAKEVVQMVNPSLIAANKGLNMPRYASLPGIMKAKKKVIKEVEFSSLGIAGTEQKVKYAGFSLPPEKPAVKLLTGDAASQVSQLITALRDEAKVL, translated from the coding sequence ATGAAGATTTTTGTCTGCCTGAAACAGGTGCCAGATACTGAAACAAAAATTAAAATCGCAGCGGACGGATCGGGTATTGATACGGCCGGAATTAAATGGGTTATGAACCCTTATGATGAACATGCCGTTGAAGAGGCTGTTAAATTTAAAGAAAAAAATGCCGGTGCCCAAGTTTTTGCCATCACTTCTGGCCCGAAAGCTCGTGCCGTTGAAGCTTTAAGAACAGCTTTAGCGATGGGTGCTGATGAAGCCATCGTGATCAACTCTCCTGAAAACCTAGATGCCTATTCTACAGCCAAAGCCTTGGCTCAAGCGATCACAGCAGAAGGCGGAGCTCATTTAATCTTCGCTGGTAAGTTGTCTATCGATGCCAACCAATCTTCAGTTCCACAAATGGTAGCTGAATTTTTAAACATCCCACACACAAGTGTCGTTTCTAAAACAGAGTATACAGCTGAAAATGTAACTGTTGAGCGCGATGTTGAAGGTGGAGCTAAAGAAGTCGTTCAAATGGTGAACCCATCTTTGATCGCAGCGAATAAAGGCTTAAATATGCCTCGTTACGCCAGCCTTCCAGGAATTATGAAAGCAAAAAAGAAAGTGATCAAAGAAGTTGAATTTTCATCTTTAGGGATTGCTGGAACTGAACAAAAAGTTAAATACGCAGGATTCTCTCTGCCACCAGAAAAACCGGCAGTTAAACTTTTAACTGGCGATGCGGCTTCACAGGTGTCTCAGTTGATCACGGCTCTTCGCGATGAAGCGAAAGTATTATAA
- a CDS encoding peptidylprolyl isomerase: protein MLTRALLTNRSTHKSTRQSVKLTYLRPIILVGAFSFLSSCDFISNKILTKPIVKIENAQLSAQDFSQELATKLKNLDALSAKDPQTLTVFKNQIVNDFIISTFIDFWFEENKLKITKEELDKEVKFFVSSYPSDAAFREALAEAGMNYSQWISKVESGLRKKRLFESLNAGANPVTEEELLSYYNNHRTQYEQRESVLLAHILVNDENQAEIVRKLLRTQNFTEVAKKYSSAYTNESEDVYGWVEKDSAPELEKVFKYRNGEVFGPIKMSEGMHIFKLLQRRAFRIRTFEESRAEVLAEVQALRETARFTAWLDEQIKRYKVKKNLNMLESIRVETQ, encoded by the coding sequence ATGTTAACTCGAGCCTTGTTGACTAATAGATCAACTCATAAGTCGACTCGCCAGTCGGTTAAGTTGACTTATCTTCGCCCCATTATTCTTGTTGGGGCGTTTTCGTTTTTAAGTTCTTGTGATTTCATCTCGAACAAAATTCTGACTAAGCCCATTGTTAAAATTGAAAATGCACAGTTGTCGGCTCAGGATTTTTCGCAAGAGCTCGCAACCAAACTTAAAAATCTTGATGCTTTATCGGCTAAAGATCCACAGACGCTAACTGTTTTTAAAAACCAAATTGTGAATGATTTTATTATTTCTACCTTTATTGATTTTTGGTTTGAGGAAAATAAATTAAAAATCACCAAAGAAGAGCTCGATAAAGAAGTTAAGTTTTTTGTTTCTTCTTATCCTTCCGATGCCGCTTTTCGTGAAGCACTGGCTGAAGCAGGTATGAACTATTCTCAGTGGATCAGCAAGGTAGAATCTGGCTTACGCAAAAAACGCCTTTTTGAAAGTCTTAATGCCGGAGCCAATCCCGTCACAGAAGAAGAACTGCTATCTTACTACAACAACCATCGCACTCAGTATGAACAGCGTGAATCTGTTTTATTAGCGCATATTTTGGTGAATGATGAAAATCAGGCTGAAATTGTCCGCAAGTTGTTGCGCACGCAGAACTTCACTGAAGTTGCCAAAAAGTATTCTTCTGCCTATACGAATGAATCTGAAGATGTTTATGGCTGGGTTGAAAAGGATTCGGCTCCAGAGCTAGAAAAGGTCTTTAAATATCGTAACGGAGAAGTCTTCGGGCCCATCAAGATGTCTGAAGGCATGCATATATTCAAACTGCTTCAACGCCGCGCTTTTCGCATTAGAACCTTTGAAGAAAGCCGTGCCGAGGTCTTAGCAGAAGTTCAAGCTCTGCGTGAAACCGCGCGATTTACGGCATGGCTCGATGAGCAAATTAAAAGATATAAGGTCAAAAAAAACCTAAATATGCTAGAGTCAATTAGAGTAGAAACCCAGTAA
- a CDS encoding succinate dehydrogenase cytochrome b subunit, whose product MLQFLKSTVGRKYLMGLTGLVWMGFIFGHMAGNMLIFVSADAFNAYGHAIVSNKLLLYGTEAVLSAAILVHIVTAISLTIENRKSKGSRYAVAPNKQKAPVLASRFMAAQGSAILAFIIIHLITFKYGQYYETTVNGVVMRDLHKLVVESFQVPAYTVWYLVALVLLFFHLSHGAASIFQSFGFLERKMQSGIKKFAWAYAIVVAGGFISQPLYVFFFYR is encoded by the coding sequence ATGTTGCAGTTTTTGAAGTCGACCGTTGGTCGCAAGTACCTCATGGGCCTGACAGGTCTTGTGTGGATGGGTTTTATCTTCGGTCATATGGCCGGAAATATGCTGATTTTTGTCAGCGCAGATGCATTCAATGCCTACGGGCACGCGATTGTTTCAAACAAGTTATTGCTTTATGGAACAGAAGCGGTGTTGAGCGCAGCGATTTTAGTTCACATCGTAACAGCTATCAGCTTAACGATTGAAAACCGCAAATCAAAAGGTTCTCGTTATGCGGTTGCGCCGAATAAGCAAAAGGCACCTGTTTTGGCGTCTCGCTTTATGGCGGCTCAGGGGTCGGCGATTTTAGCTTTTATTATTATTCATTTGATCACGTTTAAATACGGTCAGTACTATGAAACAACAGTTAATGGTGTGGTGATGCGTGATCTTCATAAGTTGGTTGTAGAAAGCTTTCAGGTTCCAGCGTACACAGTTTGGTACTTAGTCGCGCTTGTTTTACTTTTTTTCCACTTAAGTCACGGAGCCGCTTCGATCTTTCAATCGTTCGGATTTCTTGAGCGCAAAATGCAATCGGGAATCAAAAAGTTCGCGTGGGCCTATGCGATTGTTGTGGCCGGTGGTTTTATCTCTCAACCTTTATATGTTTTCTTCTTTTACAGATAG
- a CDS encoding peptidylprolyl isomerase yields MKWILFVTLFASSTVFAQQQAQQRNDNTVVATVGSKRITLGEFNKKYNEVASQVLVNPPDKKTFLEELVRFEVGVQEARKRGVEKDPVFQERVNQELYKVFLEKELGNKIENNTITDGEMRAWYAQNPQIRLSDILIEVKPGATAAQRAEARKRAEDILKEVRSSKRSFEELVRLYSDDITTKNLGGDVGWQSKTSLVPAYYNAVIGLKNGEISSNLVETAFGYHIVKMTGRRSYEEAPKREIRMAVFDVKRKAVFDAFFNQIKKNYQINVNSSLVD; encoded by the coding sequence ATGAAATGGATTTTATTCGTTACTCTATTTGCTTCTTCTACTGTCTTTGCGCAGCAACAAGCTCAACAAAGAAACGACAACACAGTCGTTGCTACAGTCGGCAGCAAAAGAATCACTTTGGGTGAGTTCAATAAAAAATATAATGAAGTTGCAAGCCAAGTTCTAGTTAACCCTCCTGATAAAAAAACTTTCTTAGAAGAGCTTGTTCGCTTTGAAGTGGGTGTACAGGAAGCGCGTAAACGCGGAGTCGAAAAAGATCCTGTGTTTCAAGAACGTGTAAACCAAGAGCTTTACAAAGTTTTTCTAGAAAAAGAATTGGGTAATAAAATCGAAAACAACACGATCACAGATGGTGAAATGCGTGCATGGTACGCGCAAAACCCTCAGATTCGTCTTTCTGATATCTTGATTGAAGTGAAACCTGGTGCAACGGCAGCACAACGTGCTGAAGCTCGTAAGCGTGCAGAAGATATCTTGAAAGAAGTTCGCTCTTCGAAAAGAAGCTTTGAAGAACTTGTTCGTCTTTACTCGGACGACATCACAACTAAAAACTTAGGCGGAGACGTCGGTTGGCAGTCAAAGACATCATTGGTTCCAGCCTATTACAATGCCGTTATCGGTTTAAAAAATGGCGAGATCTCATCTAACCTTGTTGAAACTGCATTCGGTTACCACATTGTGAAAATGACAGGAAGACGCAGTTACGAAGAGGCTCCTAAACGTGAAATTCGTATGGCTGTATTCGACGTTAAACGTAAAGCCGTATTCGATGCTTTCTTTAATCAAATTAAAAAGAACTACCAAATAAATGTTAACTCGAGCCTTGTTGACTAA
- a CDS encoding alpha/beta fold hydrolase, producing MKTFIYQNQKLNYVDQGRGETIVFVHGTPTSSSEYEQVIAELSKDYRCLALDHLGFGLSDKPENGDYTISAHQKRLESWLQHLQIKQLHLFVHDFGGVIGLPLLQKSDLQIKSVTLANTWLWPLIETEPQMQSQKALVTSGVFPFLYRHFNFSAKVLLKMAWGKRRPLSRQRHRFYRNHFPNRKSREGTVGFLKSLFDFTNPCWQQPSVLQTLKNKPVQFIWGEADKLISSRNLQRWHESLPESKIYKLHDVGHFVAEEAPEDVIEKLKQFIDQNK from the coding sequence ATGAAGACCTTTATTTATCAGAATCAGAAGCTGAACTATGTGGATCAGGGGCGCGGTGAAACTATTGTTTTTGTGCATGGTACGCCAACAAGCTCTAGCGAATATGAACAGGTCATTGCGGAGCTATCCAAAGATTATCGCTGTCTGGCTTTAGATCATTTAGGGTTTGGCTTATCGGATAAACCTGAAAATGGCGACTATACAATATCGGCTCATCAAAAACGCTTGGAGTCTTGGCTTCAGCATTTACAGATCAAACAGCTTCATTTATTTGTACACGATTTTGGCGGAGTGATCGGCTTACCGCTTTTACAGAAAAGCGATCTGCAAATCAAATCTGTAACACTTGCGAATACATGGCTTTGGCCATTGATTGAAACTGAGCCACAGATGCAATCGCAGAAAGCTCTAGTGACTTCAGGAGTCTTTCCCTTTCTTTATCGTCACTTTAATTTTTCAGCGAAAGTGTTGTTAAAAATGGCTTGGGGAAAAAGACGGCCATTGAGCCGCCAGAGACATAGATTTTATAGGAATCATTTTCCCAATCGAAAATCACGCGAAGGAACAGTTGGCTTTTTGAAGTCGCTATTTGATTTTACAAATCCTTGCTGGCAGCAGCCGTCTGTTTTACAAACTTTAAAAAACAAACCTGTACAATTTATTTGGGGAGAGGCGGATAAACTGATCTCTTCACGCAATTTACAAAGATGGCATGAGTCTTTGCCGGAATCCAAGATTTACAAACTTCATGATGTCGGGCACTTTGTTGCAGAAGAGGCTCCTGAAGACGTAATCGAAAAACTAAAACAATTTATTGATCAAAACAAATGA
- a CDS encoding lysophospholipid acyltransferase family protein, which translates to MWHKLRGILVGSIVWLIYRLISWSWRIELHEPESLKNHLKNKTSFVLAHFHGDEIALLFLVRRYRLSTMISTSKDGEMMNTIYKLFGGKTSRGSSTRGGVSALKGLIELTKNGSSCGVAVDGPKGPIYEVKPGIFEMSRLMKSEIYSGGAYCESAWRFPRSWNQTYFPKPFARVVIVWTGPLGPITKADDPRSPELAKKLQDQLFGARQQAADLFGVSTIRR; encoded by the coding sequence ATGTGGCATAAGCTTCGTGGAATTTTAGTCGGTTCGATCGTTTGGTTGATTTACCGACTGATTTCGTGGAGCTGGCGCATAGAGCTTCACGAACCTGAATCTTTAAAGAATCATCTTAAAAATAAAACCTCCTTTGTTTTAGCCCATTTTCACGGGGACGAAATCGCTTTGCTTTTTTTAGTTCGCCGTTACCGCTTATCCACGATGATTTCCACAAGCAAAGACGGCGAAATGATGAACACCATCTATAAACTTTTTGGTGGAAAAACTTCGCGAGGCTCTTCGACCCGCGGTGGAGTTTCGGCGCTGAAAGGTTTAATCGAGCTAACAAAAAATGGTTCGAGCTGTGGTGTCGCTGTTGATGGACCAAAAGGACCTATCTACGAAGTGAAGCCGGGAATTTTTGAAATGTCGCGCTTGATGAAATCAGAAATTTATTCCGGTGGAGCTTACTGTGAATCTGCATGGAGATTTCCTCGCTCGTGGAATCAAACTTATTTTCCTAAACCTTTTGCTAGGGTCGTGATCGTCTGGACTGGACCTTTGGGCCCAATCACGAAAGCCGATGATCCTCGCTCGCCAGAGCTTGCAAAAAAGCTACAGGACCAATTGTTTGGGGCTAGGCAGCAAGCTGCCGATTTGTTTGGTGTTTCCACAATTAGGCGTTAA
- a CDS encoding MarR family winged helix-turn-helix transcriptional regulator: MKKKHHINEIEVEASKINLKQPLGRFLIILFRQFEEELMAELSKKGHRTISAADLNVLRHIDPKGISANRIAELAGVSKQAISKQINKLDKDGLIKREVDTEDQRAQQIAFTKKGEKLIYDSIAIIEKIENRFANILGGSAQLEKVKSSLNRLIDK; encoded by the coding sequence ATGAAAAAAAAACATCACATAAATGAAATAGAAGTTGAAGCTTCCAAAATAAATCTTAAACAGCCTCTAGGTAGATTTTTAATAATTCTATTTCGTCAGTTTGAAGAGGAGCTGATGGCCGAGCTTTCAAAAAAGGGTCACAGAACTATTTCTGCGGCTGACCTAAATGTGCTTCGCCATATAGATCCAAAGGGGATTTCAGCTAATCGCATTGCCGAGCTTGCAGGAGTCAGCAAACAAGCGATCAGTAAACAGATAAATAAATTGGATAAAGACGGCTTAATAAAAAGAGAAGTCGATACAGAAGATCAGCGCGCACAACAAATCGCCTTCACCAAGAAAGGTGAAAAACTGATTTATGACAGCATTGCGATTATTGAAAAAATAGAAAATAGATTTGCGAATATTTTAGGTGGAAGTGCGCAATTAGAAAAAGTTAAAAGCTCTTTAAATCGTCTGATTGATAAATAA
- a CDS encoding electron transfer flavoprotein subunit alpha/FixB family protein translates to MSKVLVFTEFQNGNLKRSSQELLQFAATTGKPVVALALGSQAKTGAAQLAHHGAQEVLLCADTAYDAYNPELFSVAAAEAIQQAGASLVLASASSSGKDLFPRVAAKIGAGVVSDGTEITVSGDDVKVKKPMYAGKCFATAQFENAATKIVLMRANQLPVAAADTSKTATITEHAFTKPSLKTLIKEVVKGASEKLDLTEANVVVSGGRGLKEAANFSMLNDLASVLGATVGASRAVVDAGWVGHSMQVGQTGKTVAPTLYIAVGISGAIQHLAGMSGSKVIVAINNDPNAPIFQKATYGIVGDAFEIVPKLTEEFKKILAH, encoded by the coding sequence ATGTCTAAAGTTTTAGTTTTTACTGAATTTCAAAATGGAAACCTTAAACGTAGCTCACAAGAGCTTTTACAGTTTGCTGCCACAACAGGGAAGCCCGTTGTTGCTTTAGCTTTAGGATCTCAAGCTAAAACAGGCGCAGCTCAATTGGCACATCACGGAGCTCAAGAAGTTCTATTGTGTGCAGACACAGCTTACGACGCTTACAATCCAGAGTTATTCTCGGTTGCTGCGGCAGAAGCTATTCAACAAGCCGGAGCCAGCCTTGTACTCGCTTCTGCTTCTTCTTCTGGTAAAGATCTTTTCCCACGTGTAGCTGCTAAAATCGGTGCCGGCGTTGTTTCTGACGGAACTGAAATCACTGTTTCTGGTGATGATGTTAAAGTTAAAAAACCAATGTACGCTGGAAAATGTTTTGCAACAGCTCAATTTGAAAACGCCGCAACTAAAATCGTCTTGATGCGCGCCAATCAATTACCTGTAGCAGCAGCCGATACATCTAAAACAGCAACTATCACTGAACATGCGTTCACAAAACCAAGCTTAAAAACTTTGATTAAAGAAGTCGTTAAAGGTGCCTCTGAAAAATTAGATTTAACAGAAGCTAACGTTGTTGTTTCTGGTGGTCGTGGTTTAAAAGAAGCGGCTAACTTTTCTATGTTAAATGACTTGGCGTCTGTACTGGGGGCAACCGTTGGTGCGTCTCGTGCCGTTGTGGATGCTGGCTGGGTTGGACACTCAATGCAAGTGGGTCAAACAGGTAAAACTGTGGCTCCGACTTTGTACATTGCGGTTGGTATTTCGGGCGCGATTCAACATTTAGCGGGAATGAGCGGAAGTAAAGTGATCGTAGCTATTAACAACGATCCAAATGCACCGATCTTCCAAAAGGCAACTTACGGAATCGTAGGTGATGCTTTTGAAATCGTTCCGAAATTAACTGAAGAATTCAAAAAAATCCTAGCTCACTAA
- a CDS encoding S8 family serine peptidase — protein MLNGRAIKFFATASLALSVTATAHANLEQVEAVPGEYIVRLKPSIKEMSATQVARSLGAYVKSTIPSQNIVVVKRATFETADSAIKTMAQSSLVDVVEPNYIYRINKTSNDPMMEQLWGLKNFGQKDPKGQVGVAGIDVGNIEQAWDITTGDPNMVIAVIDTGVDFNHPDLKPNLWVNEAEANGQAGIDDDNNGVIDDIHGYNSITNTGNATDDQGHGSHCAGTIAAKGDNGIGIVGVVWDAKIMAVKFLDRNGSGTLENALKSIDYATKMGAKVMSNSWGGGGFSQTLLDAIKRSNEAGAIFIAAAGNSNQDNDARPAYPATYDVPNIISVAAIDNKGAKASFSSYGKRTVHIGAPGVNVWSSTGGSYASFSGTSMATPHVSGVAALVWGYEPSLTALELKQRLLATATPIAGLKNRVRTNGMVNAYAALTNTVPPPDVNDPANWNSVPAEYASSSPYAKNTNETYEVHVEGANEFALYFEKFDTEANYDTLQLVAADGTIIQTLSGNNDDVFSAPVTGNYVKLVFKSDASVEKTGWKITKIAIR, from the coding sequence ATGCTCAATGGAAGAGCCATTAAATTTTTCGCGACTGCGTCTTTAGCTTTGTCAGTAACGGCAACAGCTCATGCTAACTTAGAACAGGTTGAAGCTGTACCAGGCGAATATATCGTACGCCTTAAGCCATCTATTAAAGAGATGAGCGCAACTCAAGTTGCTCGTTCTTTAGGTGCTTATGTTAAATCGACAATTCCTTCACAGAACATCGTAGTAGTTAAAAGAGCTACTTTCGAAACAGCGGACTCAGCTATTAAAACAATGGCTCAAAGTTCACTAGTTGATGTTGTGGAACCAAACTACATTTATAGAATCAACAAAACTTCAAACGATCCAATGATGGAGCAACTTTGGGGTTTAAAAAACTTCGGTCAAAAAGATCCTAAAGGCCAAGTTGGTGTTGCTGGTATTGACGTAGGTAACATTGAACAAGCATGGGACATCACAACTGGTGATCCTAATATGGTGATCGCGGTTATCGATACAGGTGTTGATTTCAATCACCCTGATTTGAAACCAAACCTTTGGGTAAATGAAGCTGAGGCTAACGGCCAAGCTGGTATCGATGACGACAACAATGGTGTTATCGACGATATCCATGGTTACAACTCAATCACAAACACTGGTAATGCAACGGATGACCAAGGTCACGGTTCTCACTGTGCTGGTACTATCGCTGCTAAAGGTGATAATGGTATCGGTATCGTAGGTGTTGTTTGGGATGCGAAAATCATGGCAGTTAAATTCTTGGACAGAAATGGTTCAGGAACTTTAGAAAACGCTCTTAAATCTATCGACTACGCAACTAAAATGGGTGCGAAAGTGATGAGTAACTCTTGGGGTGGCGGCGGATTCTCGCAAACTCTATTAGATGCTATCAAAAGATCAAATGAAGCTGGCGCGATCTTCATCGCAGCTGCTGGTAACTCAAACCAAGATAACGATGCTCGCCCTGCATACCCTGCTACTTATGATGTTCCAAATATCATTTCTGTAGCGGCTATCGACAACAAAGGTGCGAAAGCAAGTTTCTCTAGCTATGGTAAACGTACAGTTCACATCGGTGCACCTGGTGTTAACGTTTGGTCTTCTACTGGCGGTAGCTACGCTTCTTTCTCTGGAACTTCAATGGCGACTCCACACGTATCAGGTGTTGCAGCATTGGTTTGGGGATATGAGCCAAGCTTAACAGCGTTGGAATTAAAACAACGTCTTTTAGCTACAGCGACTCCAATCGCTGGTTTGAAAAACAGAGTAAGAACTAATGGTATGGTTAACGCTTACGCGGCTTTGACTAACACAGTTCCACCACCAGATGTAAACGATCCAGCTAACTGGAACTCTGTTCCTGCTGAATACGCATCTTCTAGCCCATACGCTAAAAACACGAACGAGACTTACGAAGTTCATGTTGAAGGTGCTAACGAATTCGCATTGTACTTTGAAAAGTTCGACACAGAAGCCAACTATGATACTTTACAGTTGGTTGCTGCTGACGGAACTATCATCCAGACCCTGAGCGGAAACAATGATGACGTGTTCTCTGCTCCGGTGACTGGAAACTATGTAAAACTAGTTTTCAAATCTGATGCTTCAGTTGAAAAAACTGGTTGGAAAATCACTAAAATCGCAATTCGCTAA